A genomic stretch from Anaerolinea thermophila UNI-1 includes:
- the trpA gene encoding tryptophan synthase subunit alpha, which yields MSGIKRIAQIFEKARNQQRAALILYYPAGYPDYATSLEVLKGLAQSGADLLEVGMPFSDPLADGPTIQHATQMALSQRMNTRHCLALVRELRQQGVETPVVLMGYLNPVMAYGMERFVRDARQTGADGIILPDFPPEESADFRALCDAYELALISLVSPATPPERARQIAETTRGFLYLISLTGVTGARESLPPELEAFVARTRAVARVPLAVGFGISTPQQARRVSQIADGVIIGSALIARTGEAANPVQAAVEFIQQMFTALGKEELPRFESL from the coding sequence ATGAGCGGGATCAAAAGAATTGCGCAGATCTTTGAAAAAGCCCGCAACCAACAGCGGGCAGCACTGATTCTGTACTACCCGGCAGGATACCCGGACTACGCCACTTCGCTGGAAGTACTGAAGGGGCTGGCGCAAAGTGGAGCAGATCTTCTGGAGGTGGGCATGCCCTTCTCGGACCCGCTGGCAGATGGTCCCACTATTCAACACGCCACCCAGATGGCGCTGTCGCAGCGAATGAACACCCGCCACTGTCTGGCACTGGTACGGGAACTGCGCCAGCAAGGTGTAGAAACGCCTGTGGTGCTGATGGGGTATCTCAATCCGGTGATGGCATATGGCATGGAGCGCTTTGTGCGAGATGCCCGCCAGACCGGCGCTGATGGCATCATCCTGCCCGATTTCCCGCCGGAGGAAAGCGCCGACTTCCGCGCCCTGTGTGACGCTTATGAACTGGCGTTGATCTCACTGGTTTCCCCTGCTACACCACCGGAAAGAGCGCGCCAGATTGCCGAAACCACGCGGGGGTTTCTCTACCTGATCTCGCTGACTGGCGTCACCGGGGCAAGAGAATCCCTTCCCCCCGAACTGGAGGCATTCGTTGCCCGCACGCGCGCCGTAGCGCGGGTGCCTCTGGCGGTGGGATTTGGCATCAGCACACCTCAGCAAGCCCGGCGCGTCAGCCAGATTGCCGATGGGGTCATCATTGGCTCGGCACTGATTGCGCGGACTGGAGAGGCGGCAAACCCAGTCCAAGCCGCCGTTGAATTTATCCAGCAAATGTTTACCGCGCTGGGTAAAGAGGAACTGCCACGCTTTGAATCTCTTTGA
- the trpB gene encoding tryptophan synthase subunit beta, with protein METLSLIPTQQKDGRFGIFGGQYIPEVLMPAVQELEETYRQTRNDAEFHEIYTHLLKTYVGRPTPLTFAKRLTEELGGARIYLKREDLTHTGAHKINNALGQALLAKRMGKTRLVAETGAGQHGVATATVAALLDMECVVYMGSVDIARQQPNVQRMKLLGAEVRAVESGTRTLKDAVNEAIRDWVTNVRTTHYLLGSALGPHPYPTIVRDFQAVIGREAHAQILEAEGRLPDACIACVGGGSNAIGLFSAFVDDEEVALIGVEAGGEGIASGKHAARFADPARGKPGVLHGTFTYLLQDEDGQVLPTHSISAGLDYPAVGPEHAYLREIGRAEYTSVTDAEALQAFQTLARTEGILPALESSHALAEAIRRAPSLPRESILLVNLSGRGDKDLETVLKALKGRGA; from the coding sequence ATGGAAACCCTTTCACTAATTCCCACACAACAAAAAGACGGGCGCTTTGGCATTTTTGGCGGACAATACATCCCCGAGGTGCTCATGCCTGCTGTGCAGGAACTGGAAGAAACCTACCGCCAGACCCGGAACGATGCTGAGTTTCACGAAATCTATACGCATCTACTGAAAACCTACGTGGGACGCCCCACCCCGCTCACCTTTGCCAAACGCCTGACCGAAGAACTGGGCGGAGCACGCATTTACCTGAAACGCGAAGACCTGACGCACACCGGCGCGCACAAAATCAACAACGCCCTGGGGCAAGCCCTGCTGGCAAAACGCATGGGCAAAACCCGCCTGGTCGCCGAGACAGGCGCCGGTCAGCACGGTGTAGCTACCGCCACGGTTGCCGCTCTGCTCGACATGGAATGCGTGGTTTATATGGGCAGTGTAGACATCGCCCGACAACAGCCCAATGTGCAACGCATGAAACTGCTGGGTGCAGAGGTACGTGCTGTGGAAAGCGGCACCCGCACGCTGAAAGATGCCGTCAACGAAGCCATCCGCGATTGGGTGACCAACGTGCGCACCACGCACTACCTGCTGGGTTCGGCACTGGGACCGCATCCCTACCCCACCATTGTGCGCGACTTTCAAGCCGTAATCGGGCGGGAAGCCCACGCGCAAATTCTGGAAGCCGAAGGACGCCTGCCGGACGCCTGTATCGCCTGCGTAGGGGGTGGCTCCAACGCGATTGGATTGTTCAGCGCCTTTGTGGACGATGAAGAGGTAGCCCTGATAGGCGTGGAAGCCGGGGGCGAGGGTATTGCCAGCGGAAAGCACGCCGCGCGCTTTGCCGACCCTGCACGTGGAAAGCCAGGCGTCCTGCATGGTACCTTCACCTACCTGCTTCAGGATGAAGATGGGCAGGTACTGCCCACCCATTCCATCTCCGCCGGGCTGGACTACCCCGCGGTGGGTCCTGAACATGCCTATCTGCGGGAGATAGGACGGGCAGAGTACACCAGCGTGACCGACGCAGAAGCCCTGCAAGCCTTCCAAACCCTTGCCCGTACTGAGGGCATTTTGCCCGCCCTGGAGTCATCCCATGCGCTGGCAGAAGCTATACGCCGCGCCCCCAGCCTGCCCCGTGAAAGCATCCTGCTGGTGAATCTCTCCGGGCGCGGGGACAAGGACCTGGAAACGGTTCTCAAAGCCCTGAAAGGCAGGGGGGCATGA
- a CDS encoding phosphoribosylanthranilate isomerase: MNIKICGLTTKEDALIAAEAGANFLGFVFYERSPRFIHPEGCARIVETLKGYPVQCVGVFVNHAVEKVQDILRTCGLALAQLSGDEPPAHLEQLAGKAFKALRPATPDELDENLHIYPPHHPAPAYLLDAHQPGAYGGTGLSANLEIARPLAMRMPILLAGGLTPENVAERVLRVRPWGVDVSSGVESAPGKKDPERIRAFIRAVRACEHALIHS, translated from the coding sequence ATGAATATCAAAATTTGCGGGCTGACCACAAAAGAAGACGCCCTCATCGCCGCCGAAGCCGGAGCGAATTTTCTGGGCTTTGTGTTCTATGAACGCAGTCCGCGCTTTATTCACCCGGAAGGGTGTGCGCGTATCGTCGAAACCCTCAAAGGGTATCCGGTGCAGTGCGTGGGAGTGTTCGTTAACCACGCTGTGGAAAAAGTGCAGGACATTTTGCGCACCTGTGGGTTGGCACTGGCGCAACTCTCCGGAGATGAACCTCCCGCACACCTGGAACAACTTGCAGGCAAAGCCTTCAAAGCCCTGCGCCCTGCCACGCCCGATGAACTGGACGAAAATCTACACATCTACCCCCCTCACCACCCTGCGCCTGCGTATTTACTGGATGCCCATCAGCCAGGCGCCTACGGCGGGACAGGCTTATCGGCAAATCTGGAAATAGCCCGCCCGCTGGCAATGCGCATGCCCATCCTGCTGGCAGGCGGTTTGACGCCGGAAAACGTCGCCGAGCGTGTGTTGCGCGTGCGCCCCTGGGGGGTGGATGTGTCTTCCGGGGTAGAATCGGCACCCGGCAAGAAAGACCCCGAACGGATACGCGCCTTCATCCGCGCAGTGCGAGCCTGCGAACATGCCCTGATTCATTCATAA
- the trpC gene encoding indole-3-glycerol phosphate synthase TrpC, with protein sequence MNRLETILAHKQREIEERLQTVSPEQLERDIQETLPPPDFREALRRPPGAPVRLIAEIKRASPSRGQMAPIANPIELAHCYQQNGAAAISVLTDARFFSGSLEDLRAIAALPHHPPLLRKDFILHPIQILEARAAGASAVLLIAACLSPASLRHLMAYAAELGMSALVEVHNEAELEQVLTCQPEIIGINNRNLRTFEVDPYTALRLLPLIPSPMIKVAESGIHTPEDAHRFADAGFDALLVGEALVTAANPGEKMKELIGVVE encoded by the coding sequence ATGAATCGCCTGGAAACCATTCTGGCACACAAACAGCGGGAGATCGAGGAACGCCTGCAGACCGTATCCCCGGAACAACTGGAGCGGGACATCCAGGAAACCCTGCCACCACCGGACTTTCGAGAGGCACTCCGCCGTCCTCCAGGCGCCCCGGTGCGGTTGATTGCCGAAATTAAACGGGCTTCGCCTTCCCGCGGGCAAATGGCACCCATTGCCAATCCGATAGAACTGGCGCACTGTTACCAGCAAAACGGCGCCGCCGCCATCAGCGTACTGACCGATGCGCGCTTCTTCTCCGGCAGTCTGGAAGACTTGCGCGCCATTGCTGCACTGCCTCATCACCCGCCTTTGCTGAGGAAGGACTTCATCCTCCACCCCATACAGATTCTGGAAGCCCGCGCCGCGGGCGCTTCGGCAGTCCTGCTGATTGCCGCCTGCCTGTCGCCGGCATCTCTGCGCCATCTGATGGCTTACGCCGCTGAACTGGGAATGAGTGCGTTGGTTGAAGTCCACAACGAAGCCGAACTGGAACAGGTGCTGACCTGTCAGCCTGAAATCATCGGCATCAACAACCGCAACCTGCGGACGTTCGAGGTAGATCCGTATACCGCCCTGAGACTTCTCCCGCTCATCCCTTCTCCCATGATTAAGGTCGCTGAGAGCGGTATTCACACCCCGGAAGATGCTCACCGTTTTGCCGATGCAGGCTTTGACGCCCTGCTGGTCGGCGAGGCACTGGTCACTGCGGCAAACCCGGGGGAGAAAATGAAAGAATTGATTGGAGTGGTAGAATGA
- the trpD gene encoding anthranilate phosphoribosyltransferase: MLKPYIAKVMNFQSLSAQEAEEAMNIIMNGEATPAQIGGYLVALRMKGETVEEITGSARAMRAHASRVKVQSTPLIDTAGTGGDGAHTFNISTAAAFVIAGTGRKVAKHGNRAASSRCGSADVLDALGVRINLTPEQVARCIEEVGIGFLFAPSFHPAMKHAVAPRRELGQRTLFNLLGPLTNPAGATHQLIGVYDGKLTSMLAEVLGELGVQGAFVVHGHGGLDELSTSGPNRISRLHDGRVENEELDARDLGLRQATPEDLRGGEPAENASILRAILENRDDSPRRDVVLLNSAAAIAAECGDLTRALAEAEHSLSSGAALQKLEALVTYSQQVAV, from the coding sequence ATGCTTAAGCCCTACATTGCAAAAGTGATGAACTTTCAATCGCTTTCGGCGCAGGAAGCCGAAGAAGCCATGAACATCATCATGAACGGTGAAGCCACGCCTGCACAAATTGGCGGGTATCTGGTGGCTCTGCGCATGAAAGGTGAGACTGTGGAAGAGATTACCGGCAGTGCCCGCGCCATGCGCGCGCATGCCAGCCGGGTCAAGGTGCAGAGCACACCTCTGATCGACACCGCCGGTACCGGCGGAGATGGCGCTCACACCTTCAATATCTCCACCGCCGCAGCTTTCGTCATTGCCGGCACCGGCAGGAAGGTTGCCAAACACGGTAACCGGGCGGCCTCCTCGCGCTGTGGAAGCGCCGATGTGCTGGACGCGCTGGGAGTGCGCATCAACCTCACCCCTGAGCAGGTTGCCCGTTGCATTGAAGAAGTGGGCATTGGCTTCCTGTTTGCCCCCAGTTTCCACCCGGCGATGAAGCACGCCGTAGCCCCGCGCCGCGAACTGGGTCAGCGCACGCTGTTTAACCTGCTGGGTCCGCTCACCAACCCGGCAGGTGCTACCCATCAACTCATCGGTGTATACGATGGCAAACTGACCTCCATGCTGGCGGAAGTGCTGGGCGAACTGGGCGTGCAGGGTGCCTTTGTTGTCCACGGTCATGGCGGGCTGGATGAACTTTCCACCAGCGGTCCCAACCGCATCAGCCGATTGCATGACGGCAGGGTGGAAAACGAAGAACTGGATGCCCGCGACCTGGGCTTGCGGCAGGCAACGCCCGAAGACCTGCGCGGCGGTGAACCCGCCGAAAACGCCAGCATTTTGCGCGCTATTCTGGAAAACCGCGATGACAGTCCCCGCCGTGATGTCGTCCTGTTGAACAGCGCTGCCGCCATTGCCGCCGAATGCGGTGACCTGACCCGCGCACTGGCAGAAGCCGAACACTCACTTTCCAGCGGGGCCGCGCTGCAAAAACTCGAAGCCCTGGTGACTTATTCTCAACAGGTAGCCGTATGA
- a CDS encoding anthranilate synthase component II — translation MLLILDNYDSFTYNLAQIFGELGEEIAVYRNNEISLEQIRALQPERIVISPGPGGPEDAGVSIEVIRELGMHIPLLGVCLGHQCIAAAFGGNVTRAPRLMHGKTSPIYHYGEDLFTGIPSPFEATRYHSLIVAEPLPQELKATAFTSAGELMGLRHRQYPIFGVQFHPESILTPYGKQLLRNFLDVRVPAAQPL, via the coding sequence ATGTTGCTTATTCTGGATAACTACGACTCGTTCACTTACAACCTGGCACAAATTTTTGGCGAACTGGGGGAAGAAATTGCCGTGTACCGCAATAACGAGATCAGCCTGGAGCAAATCCGCGCGCTACAGCCGGAGCGCATCGTCATCTCGCCGGGACCAGGAGGACCGGAGGATGCCGGGGTCTCCATCGAGGTCATCCGAGAGTTAGGGATGCATATTCCTCTTCTGGGGGTGTGCCTGGGGCATCAGTGCATCGCCGCCGCCTTTGGGGGCAATGTCACCCGTGCGCCGCGCCTGATGCACGGCAAGACCTCGCCTATCTACCATTACGGAGAAGATCTCTTCACCGGCATTCCCAGCCCCTTTGAAGCCACCCGCTACCATTCCCTGATTGTCGCCGAGCCTTTACCTCAAGAACTGAAAGCCACCGCCTTCACCTCGGCAGGCGAATTGATGGGCTTGCGCCACCGCCAGTATCCCATCTTTGGGGTGCAGTTCCACCCCGAATCCATTCTCACCCCTTACGGAAAACAACTGCTCAGAAATTTTCTGGATGTGCGTGTACCTGCCGCACAACCACTTTGA